From the genome of Leptospira andrefontaineae, one region includes:
- a CDS encoding TetR/AcrR family transcriptional regulator has product MTAQRKKRDSGASVRERILDTATDLFYKQGFSNTGMRQIIQESGSVAASLYDHFPSKKELGIAYLARQEEKTLSDLASLMERYPEVQEFLRAWVILKERQIRHHEFFGDPFAGFANQVMDADPEYTEFLKGIAEKWTKMIRDYLSRAVASGQFSRTMDIQYVSRRVLMAYHGSITLWRMTKDLRYIREMEDSLREIFDEYTAK; this is encoded by the coding sequence ATGACCGCTCAGAGAAAAAAAAGAGATTCCGGGGCCAGTGTCCGAGAAAGAATTCTAGACACTGCGACAGATCTTTTCTATAAACAGGGATTCTCCAATACCGGAATGAGACAGATTATTCAAGAATCCGGTTCAGTTGCTGCGAGTCTTTACGATCATTTTCCTTCTAAAAAGGAATTGGGCATCGCCTACCTTGCTCGCCAAGAAGAAAAGACTCTTTCTGATTTAGCTTCTCTCATGGAAAGATATCCGGAGGTCCAAGAATTTTTAAGAGCTTGGGTGATCTTGAAAGAAAGGCAGATCCGTCATCATGAATTTTTTGGAGATCCGTTTGCAGGTTTTGCAAATCAAGTTATGGATGCGGATCCTGAATATACAGAATTTCTAAAAGGTATCGCAGAAAAATGGACTAAGATGATCCGAGATTATCTTAGTCGCGCCGTAGCTTCCGGACAATTTTCCAGAACGATGGATATTCAATATGTTTCCAGAAGAGTGTTGATGGCGTATCACGGTTCAATCACTCTATGGAGAATGACCAAAGACCTACGTTATATTCGTGAAATGGAAGATAGTCTCAGAGAGATCTTCGACGAATATACTGCAAAATGA
- a CDS encoding thioesterase family protein, with translation MSVTEKEQVRTRFSDLDTQRHTTSRTYEDSCLGDRYRILEEAGYSWKRMIEESVRLQTVGADIRFLAQQMENTELSIRTSYRSGQDGLLSFSQEVLDPNGKVAAEIRTLARTEKDGKPFQLLAAQDPSEEILSSFESVPSFSGSCERTLAERDLFFCERNPFGDYNPSHYWRLLEEGRWNFTAECGLSLEDLVAMDTTLFYMGGKIRYRKPLAAGRRAKIQTWIHSFDKIWSRMRQEVSDSETGEILAESMDDLLVVSVSKSRPKKPGEDLLKIFARVTEFPEGASK, from the coding sequence ATGTCGGTAACGGAAAAAGAACAAGTCAGAACAAGATTTTCGGATCTAGATACACAAAGGCATACCACTAGCAGGACTTATGAAGACTCTTGTCTAGGGGATAGATACCGTATCTTAGAAGAAGCGGGCTATTCTTGGAAAAGAATGATCGAAGAATCAGTTCGATTACAAACCGTCGGGGCAGATATACGCTTTCTTGCCCAACAAATGGAAAATACAGAATTATCCATACGTACCAGTTACCGTTCCGGTCAAGACGGACTATTGTCCTTCTCCCAAGAAGTTTTGGATCCAAACGGAAAAGTTGCCGCAGAGATTAGAACATTGGCAAGAACGGAGAAGGATGGGAAACCATTCCAGCTCCTCGCAGCTCAAGATCCCTCCGAAGAAATTCTCTCTTCATTCGAATCTGTACCTTCCTTTTCCGGATCTTGCGAGCGCACACTTGCAGAAAGAGATCTTTTTTTCTGCGAACGAAATCCGTTCGGCGACTACAATCCTTCTCATTATTGGAGACTATTGGAAGAAGGTCGCTGGAATTTTACTGCAGAATGTGGACTGAGCTTGGAAGATCTGGTCGCAATGGACACCACACTTTTCTATATGGGCGGAAAAATACGTTATCGTAAACCTCTTGCTGCAGGAAGAAGAGCCAAGATACAAACCTGGATTCATAGTTTTGATAAAATTTGGAGCCGCATGAGACAAGAAGTCAGCGACTCTGAAACTGGAGAGATCCTGGCAGAATCCATGGACGATCTACTCGTAGTATCCGTAAGCAAGTCCAGGCCTAAAAAACCGGGAGAGGATTTGCTGAAAATATTCGCAAGGGTCACCGAGTTTCCTGAGGGAGCCTCCAAATGA
- a CDS encoding thiolase family protein: protein MKLDQKLAICTPRRTPFAQIAKALGPYPGHHLGRIVAEDIIAKSGVKKDQIDGIVVGEGFSNAPNSARVIANLIGLRDEVPSITVSNNCVSGIEALSEAARRIVLGEGELFLVIGEESQTSMPFVVKNARLNKKAGSLDKLKKLLPDNLPEGVELRDTLEDGLGDGETSYGMQVTAEILAQNYELSREITDKLAFESFKRALEASKAGKYAPFIIPMKDEDGTELTIDEAVGLREGLVENPSRMGRAMLLFENPQMKFDEFKTKYSKYLKKSHGPTVSIFNASPRSDGAAGVILTTVEKAKALGLKIEAVLSGWKMYGVDPNLMGIGQAYATEALLKDTGVKIEDVDYVEIHEAFAATAVAALVQIEKDTGWKWEQKFDEKKINPNGGSIAIGHPFGATGIRLVSNAIMDLQEDPKAKKVVLTACAHGGIAGAMLIERFEG, encoded by the coding sequence ATGAAACTCGATCAAAAATTGGCGATTTGTACGCCAAGAAGAACTCCCTTCGCTCAAATTGCGAAAGCTTTAGGACCCTATCCTGGCCATCACTTAGGTCGTATAGTGGCTGAAGACATTATTGCAAAGAGTGGAGTTAAAAAAGATCAAATCGACGGAATCGTAGTTGGAGAAGGTTTCTCTAACGCTCCGAACTCCGCGAGAGTGATCGCTAACCTAATCGGACTCAGAGACGAAGTTCCTTCGATCACTGTTTCTAATAACTGTGTATCCGGAATTGAAGCTCTTTCCGAAGCTGCTCGCCGTATCGTTCTTGGAGAAGGTGAACTTTTCCTAGTAATCGGAGAAGAGTCCCAAACTTCTATGCCTTTCGTTGTAAAAAACGCAAGATTGAACAAGAAAGCAGGATCTTTGGATAAACTGAAAAAACTTCTTCCTGACAATCTTCCAGAAGGTGTTGAACTTAGAGACACTCTTGAGGACGGACTCGGTGACGGAGAAACTTCTTACGGAATGCAAGTAACTGCTGAGATCCTTGCTCAGAATTACGAACTTTCTCGCGAGATCACTGACAAATTAGCTTTCGAATCTTTCAAAAGAGCATTAGAAGCTTCTAAAGCAGGAAAATACGCTCCATTCATTATCCCAATGAAAGACGAAGACGGAACTGAGCTTACTATCGATGAGGCAGTTGGACTTCGTGAAGGACTTGTTGAAAATCCAAGCCGTATGGGAAGAGCAATGCTTCTTTTTGAAAACCCTCAAATGAAATTTGATGAGTTCAAAACCAAGTATTCCAAATATCTTAAAAAATCTCACGGACCAACCGTTTCTATCTTCAACGCGAGCCCTCGTTCTGATGGAGCAGCTGGTGTTATCTTAACTACTGTTGAAAAAGCAAAAGCTCTTGGATTAAAGATCGAAGCAGTTCTTTCCGGATGGAAAATGTACGGTGTAGATCCCAACTTGATGGGAATCGGACAAGCTTACGCTACCGAAGCACTTCTTAAAGACACCGGAGTTAAGATCGAAGACGTAGACTACGTTGAGATCCACGAAGCATTTGCAGCTACTGCAGTTGCGGCTCTTGTTCAAATCGAAAAAGATACCGGTTGGAAATGGGAGCAAAAATTCGACGAGAAGAAGATCAACCCTAACGGTGGATCTATCGCTATCGGTCACCCATTCGGAGCTACTGGTATCCGTTTGGTGAGCAACGCGATCATGGACCTTCAAGAAGACCCTAAAGCTAAGAAAGTGGTTCTTACTGCTTGTGCTCACGGTGGAATTGCAGGAGCTATGCTCATCGAAAGATTCGAAGGTTAA
- a CDS encoding thiolase family protein: MKLETKLAICTPLRTPFAQIAKGLGAYPAHHLGKIVAESIIQKSGIKKEDIDGVVVGEGFPSSPNPARVIANLIGLKDEIPSITLSNNCVSGLEAISEAARRIILGEGEVFLVIGEESQTDMPFIVKNARLNKKTGSLEKLNKLLPDSLPEGVELRDTLEDGLDDGENSYGMQVTAEILAQNYELSREITDKVAFESFKRTYDASMEGRYEPFIIPVKDQEGNMLKIDEAVELRKGLVENPSRMGRAMLLFDNPQSKFEDFKKKYGKDLKKTHGPTVSIFNASPRSDGAAGVIITTVEKAKALGLKIEGLLSGWRMKGVHPNLMGLGQAVATEGLLEDLHLKLEDMDYVEIHEAYASTAVAAMEQLKMDTGWDWEKRFDEKKINPNGGSIAIGHPFGATGVRLVNNAIMDLQEDPKANKVLLTACAHGGIAGSMLIERYQA; this comes from the coding sequence ATGAAACTCGAAACTAAACTGGCAATTTGCACACCTTTAAGGACTCCATTCGCACAGATCGCAAAAGGATTAGGGGCCTATCCAGCTCATCATTTAGGAAAGATCGTAGCTGAGAGTATTATCCAAAAAAGTGGGATCAAAAAAGAAGATATAGACGGTGTCGTAGTTGGAGAGGGTTTCCCAAGTTCTCCGAATCCCGCTCGAGTAATCGCAAATCTGATCGGACTAAAGGATGAAATTCCTTCTATCACACTTTCCAATAATTGTGTATCCGGATTAGAGGCTATCTCGGAAGCCGCAAGAAGGATTATCTTGGGAGAAGGAGAAGTATTTCTTGTGATCGGAGAAGAATCCCAGACTGACATGCCTTTTATTGTAAAAAATGCACGTCTTAACAAGAAAACTGGATCATTAGAAAAATTGAATAAACTCTTGCCTGATAGTCTTCCTGAAGGAGTTGAACTTAGAGATACCCTGGAAGATGGTTTAGATGATGGGGAGAACTCTTACGGAATGCAGGTGACTGCAGAGATCCTTGCCCAGAATTACGAATTGTCTCGTGAGATTACGGATAAGGTGGCATTCGAATCATTCAAACGAACTTACGATGCTTCAATGGAGGGAAGATATGAACCCTTTATTATCCCTGTAAAAGACCAAGAAGGAAATATGCTGAAAATTGATGAAGCTGTTGAACTCAGAAAAGGTCTCGTAGAAAATCCAAGTCGTATGGGAAGAGCAATGCTTCTATTCGATAATCCTCAAAGCAAGTTTGAGGACTTTAAGAAAAAATACGGCAAAGATCTGAAGAAAACTCATGGACCAACAGTTTCTATCTTCAATGCAAGTCCTCGTTCCGATGGAGCAGCAGGAGTGATCATCACCACTGTGGAGAAAGCTAAGGCTCTTGGATTAAAGATAGAAGGGTTACTCTCCGGATGGAGAATGAAAGGTGTTCATCCGAACCTGATGGGACTTGGACAAGCAGTTGCCACAGAAGGTTTATTGGAAGATCTACATCTTAAATTAGAAGATATGGATTATGTAGAGATCCATGAAGCTTATGCTTCTACTGCAGTTGCAGCTATGGAACAGCTGAAAATGGATACAGGTTGGGATTGGGAGAAAAGATTTGATGAGAAAAAGATAAATCCTAACGGCGGATCCATTGCAATTGGACACCCTTTCGGAGCCACAGGAGTTCGTTTGGTGAATAACGCGATCATGGATCTACAGGAAGATCCTAAAGCAAATAAGGTGTTACTCACCGCATGTGCTCATGGAGGAATAGCCGGCTCCATGTTGATCGAAAGGTATCAAGCTTAA
- a CDS encoding YiiD C-terminal domain-containing protein, with translation MTEKFDVLSIPFNVHIQLSRPKQGEDALLVMEDKPIYKNHVGSGHAAALFALAEGSGGEYLLSKVASLPFEIIPVVRKSEVKYKKPAQGRVVSKGVIDEAEWSAFMAQLEKKGRAGLTVGVELFDETQSNVASFSFDWFIAKK, from the coding sequence ATGACAGAGAAATTCGACGTTTTATCCATACCATTCAACGTACATATCCAACTTTCTAGACCTAAACAGGGAGAAGATGCTCTCTTAGTCATGGAAGACAAACCTATCTACAAAAACCATGTAGGCTCAGGACACGCAGCAGCATTATTCGCTCTCGCAGAAGGAAGTGGAGGGGAGTATTTACTTTCCAAAGTAGCTTCCCTTCCATTCGAGATTATTCCTGTAGTTCGCAAGTCCGAAGTTAAATATAAAAAGCCGGCCCAAGGCAGAGTAGTTTCCAAAGGTGTTATTGATGAAGCAGAATGGTCCGCGTTTATGGCCCAGCTTGAAAAAAAGGGAAGGGCAGGACTTACTGTAGGAGTGGAACTTTTTGACGAAACTCAATCGAATGTAGCAAGCTTCAGTTTCGATTGGTTTATTGCTAAAAAATAA
- a CDS encoding neutral/alkaline non-lysosomal ceramidase N-terminal domain-containing protein, whose protein sequence is MKNKQMKFLTLAMTLIFILTGCDQKSDDDKLLELAVSSNGVKVSGSNPILNSLALPTSTPADVFLVGAAKTDITGPFVQSSTGYNSPGDQMSGLAMRLYSRTFVIERPGGARVAIVTNDMIHMYQSVKMGVVKKLQADGYGSAFNNDNILLFATHTHSAPSNISWYTLFNLFNGVIGFDKVHYNIVVNGIADSIKAAYNNRREARIKFVAGNLSNFANNRSSAAYAWNLDKANYSSNINETMSLLRFEGTDGSPIGLLNWFAVHGTSLGITNRRAHGDNKGYASYLAENTFGGNFVAAFPQGPMGDVSPNTPDPSDITKPFLRPNDIDPSLDALENPIVHGTKQGSRALELYNAATITLTGNIGYRHSHVVWNNKVAVDPSYIGTFSMPWDVNSGNTTCVATIGGGFLAGDEEGAPVEFAKEGEIRNNFVFENGAWVKKNYSLTNLSGAAQILGYLWPLAQLALGSTKYEACDKEKFTLLPVGEVDTFWFPNPQVPFVPVVLPLQVITIGNTAIVASPFEVTTNAGRRLKAKLTTTLAPAGISNVVVGAMANAYAQYLTTREEYSAQNFEGGFTAYGPWANAALIQEFDRIAKDIVANRSTSAGPNPPDLSNQQFIQTWLSQNGIVNDGGDFGKVLTDTNSSYNRTKDTVIVKFQGSHPRVVQDKKLDGSLSSFYDPNTYTYLEIQKKNGSSWTTVANDNNPYTAYDWARTGGDLSATSEVTITWLIRSQQAGTYRVVYNGLAKQFWGIFWTYKKFTGTSKEFVLQ, encoded by the coding sequence ATGAAAAATAAACAAATGAAATTTTTAACCCTAGCAATGACTCTGATATTCATCCTAACCGGTTGTGATCAGAAGTCGGACGACGATAAATTACTAGAGCTGGCTGTTTCTTCTAATGGAGTAAAAGTATCCGGCTCTAATCCTATTCTGAATAGTCTCGCGTTACCTACATCTACTCCTGCGGATGTGTTTTTGGTAGGTGCGGCAAAGACTGATATTACCGGACCATTTGTGCAATCAAGCACTGGATATAATAGTCCTGGTGATCAGATGTCTGGTTTAGCTATGCGACTTTATTCTAGAACCTTCGTGATTGAACGTCCGGGTGGAGCCAGGGTTGCCATTGTTACCAACGATATGATCCATATGTACCAAAGTGTAAAGATGGGTGTCGTTAAAAAATTACAGGCCGACGGTTATGGATCTGCGTTTAATAATGATAATATTCTTCTATTCGCGACCCATACACATTCCGCTCCTTCTAATATTTCTTGGTACACATTATTCAATCTGTTCAACGGAGTGATCGGTTTTGATAAGGTTCACTATAATATAGTAGTGAATGGAATTGCAGACTCCATCAAGGCGGCATATAATAATAGAAGAGAGGCAAGGATCAAATTTGTAGCGGGAAATCTTTCTAACTTTGCGAATAATAGATCCTCTGCTGCGTATGCCTGGAACTTGGATAAAGCAAATTATTCTTCGAATATTAATGAAACAATGAGTTTGCTTCGTTTCGAAGGCACGGATGGTTCTCCGATAGGATTACTGAATTGGTTTGCGGTTCACGGAACTTCTCTTGGAATTACAAATCGTAGGGCACACGGAGATAATAAAGGTTACGCTTCTTACTTAGCGGAAAATACATTTGGTGGAAACTTTGTGGCTGCATTCCCTCAGGGGCCGATGGGAGATGTGAGTCCGAATACTCCTGATCCTTCCGATATTACAAAACCATTTTTAAGACCGAATGACATAGATCCAAGCCTGGATGCTCTGGAAAATCCTATTGTTCATGGAACAAAACAAGGAAGTAGAGCATTAGAATTATATAATGCGGCAACTATCACACTTACCGGGAATATTGGTTATAGACATTCTCATGTAGTTTGGAATAATAAAGTTGCTGTAGATCCGTCCTATATCGGAACCTTCTCCATGCCTTGGGATGTGAACTCGGGAAATACAACCTGTGTGGCTACAATCGGTGGTGGATTTTTGGCAGGAGATGAAGAAGGAGCTCCTGTAGAATTCGCAAAAGAAGGAGAGATCCGAAACAATTTCGTATTCGAGAATGGTGCTTGGGTTAAAAAGAATTATTCTTTGACCAACTTGAGCGGAGCTGCTCAGATTTTAGGATATCTTTGGCCTCTTGCTCAGTTGGCATTGGGTTCCACAAAGTATGAGGCATGTGATAAGGAAAAATTCACTCTTCTTCCAGTGGGAGAAGTGGACACGTTCTGGTTTCCAAATCCTCAAGTTCCTTTTGTTCCAGTAGTTCTTCCATTGCAAGTGATCACTATAGGCAATACTGCGATTGTGGCTTCTCCTTTCGAAGTAACAACGAATGCTGGACGAAGATTGAAAGCAAAGTTAACTACAACTCTTGCTCCTGCGGGAATCTCCAATGTTGTTGTGGGAGCAATGGCGAATGCTTATGCTCAGTATCTAACTACTCGTGAAGAATATTCCGCCCAGAACTTCGAAGGCGGATTCACTGCTTACGGACCGTGGGCAAATGCAGCGTTGATCCAAGAGTTCGATAGGATCGCAAAAGATATAGTTGCGAATCGTTCTACGAGTGCCGGACCCAATCCTCCTGATCTTTCAAACCAACAGTTTATACAAACTTGGTTATCCCAAAACGGTATCGTGAATGATGGAGGGGATTTTGGAAAAGTTCTGACGGATACAAATTCTTCCTACAACAGAACTAAGGATACTGTTATTGTGAAATTCCAAGGTTCACATCCAAGAGTGGTCCAAGATAAAAAACTGGATGGATCCCTTTCTTCTTTTTATGATCCGAATACTTATACGTATTTAGAGATCCAAAAGAAAAACGGAAGCTCTTGGACTACTGTTGCTAACGACAATAATCCGTATACGGCTTATGATTGGGCAAGAACAGGTGGAGATCTTTCCGCTACATCCGAAGTGACTATCACTTGGTTGATCCGTAGTCAACAAGCTGGTACTTATCGGGTCGTATACAACGGTTTGGCGAAACAGTTCTGGGGAATTTTCTGGACTTACAAAAAATTCACCGGCACTTCTAAAGAGTTTGTTTTGCAGTAA
- a CDS encoding glutathione peroxidase codes for MALKSVLILLSLLIVSSSLYAAPKAVYDFTVKDIKGKDVALSKYKGKTLLIVNVASKCGYTYQYENLEKVYKKYKEKGFEIVGFPANNFLSQEPGSDAEIEQFCRVKKGATFDMMSKISVKGEDQHPLYTYLTSSSPDPGDVKWNFEKFLISPAGKIVARFRSGTEPDSKEVTEQIEKVLK; via the coding sequence ATGGCTCTCAAATCCGTTTTGATCTTACTTTCCTTACTGATAGTTTCCTCTTCTCTTTACGCTGCGCCTAAGGCTGTGTATGATTTTACAGTAAAAGATATCAAGGGAAAGGATGTGGCACTTTCCAAATACAAAGGTAAAACTTTACTTATAGTAAACGTTGCCTCTAAATGTGGGTATACCTACCAATACGAAAACTTGGAAAAGGTATACAAGAAATATAAGGAGAAAGGTTTCGAAATCGTCGGCTTTCCTGCGAATAATTTTCTTTCCCAGGAACCTGGTAGCGATGCAGAGATAGAACAATTCTGCAGAGTAAAAAAAGGTGCAACCTTCGACATGATGTCCAAGATCTCAGTCAAGGGAGAAGACCAACATCCTCTTTATACTTATCTTACTTCTAGTTCTCCCGACCCAGGCGATGTGAAATGGAATTTCGAAAAATTCCTGATTTCTCCCGCGGGTAAGATAGTGGCGAGATTTCGTTCCGGAACAGAGCCGGATAGCAAAGAAGTCACGGAACAAATTGAGAAGGTTCTGAAGTAG
- a CDS encoding dienelactone hydrolase family protein, with the protein MNTETIAIKTANGEMQTFVAYPDSSPSPCILVLQEAFGVNDHIKDVAVRFAKEGYLAVAPELYYRTAPPGFSGSYEDFMALKPHFSQLTPENLQSDLNAVLDWIKTNPKSIPDRIASIGYCLGGWVSFFANSLYTFKAAISYYGSRIVQTSEEYSPKQNAPLLLVWAGKDRSVKQTHIAAISELLKSSGKDFVELVFSEAEHGFFCDARAAYHKTSATQAWAITLAFLKEHL; encoded by the coding sequence ATGAATACGGAAACTATTGCTATCAAAACGGCTAATGGAGAAATGCAAACTTTCGTGGCTTATCCGGATTCTTCCCCTTCTCCTTGCATTTTAGTATTACAAGAAGCTTTTGGAGTTAACGATCATATCAAAGATGTTGCGGTTCGATTTGCTAAAGAAGGTTATCTTGCTGTTGCTCCTGAACTTTATTATAGAACTGCTCCTCCAGGATTCTCAGGAAGTTACGAAGACTTCATGGCACTAAAACCTCATTTCAGCCAATTGACTCCTGAAAATTTGCAATCAGATCTAAACGCTGTCTTGGATTGGATCAAAACAAATCCTAAAAGTATTCCGGATAGAATTGCAAGTATCGGTTATTGTTTAGGAGGATGGGTTTCCTTTTTTGCAAACTCACTTTATACTTTTAAGGCAGCTATTTCGTATTACGGATCTAGGATCGTCCAAACTTCGGAAGAATATTCTCCCAAACAAAACGCGCCATTACTTTTGGTTTGGGCAGGCAAGGATAGAAGCGTAAAACAAACACATATAGCAGCTATCTCAGAACTTCTGAAAAGTTCAGGAAAAGATTTTGTCGAGTTAGTTTTTTCGGAAGCAGAGCATGGATTCTTCTGTGATGCAAGAGCGGCATACCATAAAACTTCTGCCACTCAGGCCTGGGCAATCACATTAGCTTTTTTGAAAGAGCATTTGTAG
- a CDS encoding ChaN family lipoprotein gives MLVRVFWLLLLFPSFLFSQTFNPEIYDSKSKSKVELSYIIEKAKDADVIIFGEEHNDKIGHAWKLEAFRKIASTYSSLLSLEMLEKDQQRSVDEYCKGEITEKGFLNSGKFWPNYQTDYHPMVSFAKEKNLPVLAANAPRKYVNLVSHQGLDSLYKIRSPFLPPRYTYNLFRQKEYEELLSAMIAEHSPTGFSPDKQKFIDAQYVWDASMADSIAEAYFLLKRKIVHVNGRFHSDRSLGLTYRLKQMGLNVLTVSIFPTEEGKSFQEEDWKLADFLVITERKPVP, from the coding sequence ATGTTGGTTCGTGTTTTTTGGTTACTTCTTCTTTTTCCTTCTTTTTTATTCTCCCAAACTTTTAATCCTGAAATTTATGATTCGAAAAGTAAATCCAAGGTGGAACTTTCGTATATCATCGAAAAGGCGAAAGATGCAGACGTAATTATTTTCGGAGAAGAGCATAATGATAAGATCGGACATGCATGGAAGTTAGAGGCTTTCAGAAAAATTGCCTCCACATATTCTTCACTTCTTTCCTTGGAGATGTTGGAGAAAGATCAGCAAAGATCGGTGGATGAATACTGCAAGGGTGAGATCACTGAAAAAGGATTTTTGAATTCCGGAAAATTTTGGCCGAACTACCAAACGGATTACCACCCAATGGTTTCTTTTGCAAAAGAAAAAAATCTTCCGGTACTTGCGGCTAACGCTCCCAGAAAATACGTAAACCTTGTATCTCACCAAGGATTGGATTCTTTATATAAGATCAGATCTCCTTTCCTTCCGCCAAGATATACTTATAATTTATTCAGACAAAAAGAATATGAAGAACTTTTGTCTGCAATGATCGCAGAACATTCTCCTACAGGATTTTCTCCGGATAAACAAAAGTTTATAGATGCTCAATATGTTTGGGATGCTTCAATGGCCGATTCGATCGCAGAGGCTTACTTTTTATTAAAAAGAAAGATAGTGCACGTGAACGGAAGATTTCATTCTGATAGAAGTTTGGGGCTGACATATAGGCTGAAACAGATGGGCCTCAATGTTTTGACGGTCAGTATTTTCCCAACCGAAGAAGGCAAAAGTTTTCAGGAAGAAGATTGGAAATTGGCGGATTTCCTGGTAATCACCGAAAGAAAACCGGTGCCATAA